In Leisingera sp. NJS204, the following are encoded in one genomic region:
- the pbpC gene encoding penicillin-binding protein 1C: protein MPGLRPGKRWKWYTATLAVLLAAAFTAWRSFDAWIDATDLPLTLAETSTEVLGRNGKLLRAYPVGTGLWRLAVQPEDVDPRFLDMLLRYEDKRFRSHAGVDPVALLRAAGQALWNGRAVSGGSTLTMQVARLLEDGTTGRWAGKLRQMRVALALERRLSKDGILTLYLTHAPYGGAAEGIRAAAYSWFGKEPRRLTPAEASLLVALPQSPERRRPDRFPETASEARDRVLARMQRQGLLSEEQAEAARRTPLPHQMAAFPRLAPHLADRVKAQHPGKRQIRLTIDSAVQSRMQQLLAEAARSATPSLSAALIAADHQTGEVLALVGSPGYSDAQRRGFVDMTQATRSPGSTLKPLIYGLAFDQGLAHPETLIHDGPVNFAGYAPQNFDGEFRGEIRLRKALQLSLNIPVVKLTQELGPARVLGSLRAGGAKPELPGGPPGLALSLGGLGISLQDMVQLYAGLAASGQGPALRMLQGEAPAPAGRLTSPEAAWQVADILRGLPVPAGARRGTIAYKTGTSYGHRDAWAIGWDGRHVIGVWMGRADGTPVPGIFGGDLAAPVLFEAFGRLKPALDPLPPPPPATLIVSSAELPQPLQRFRPRDAAFSEPADAPELIFPPEGAWLMLEGADLTLKLRGGTAPFLVMANGLPVLTGQRRREFSLPSPGPGFSSLVIVDGEGRSDRVDLRID from the coding sequence CTGCCCGGCCTTCGGCCAGGGAAAAGATGGAAATGGTACACCGCTACTTTAGCGGTCCTGCTTGCGGCTGCTTTCACGGCTTGGCGCAGCTTCGATGCTTGGATCGACGCCACAGATCTCCCCCTCACCCTCGCCGAAACCTCCACTGAAGTACTCGGCCGCAACGGCAAGCTTTTGCGCGCCTACCCGGTCGGCACAGGCCTCTGGCGTCTCGCTGTCCAGCCCGAGGACGTCGACCCGCGCTTCCTCGACATGCTTCTGCGCTACGAGGACAAGCGCTTCCGCTCCCACGCCGGTGTCGACCCCGTTGCCCTGCTGCGCGCCGCAGGGCAGGCGCTTTGGAATGGCCGCGCGGTCTCCGGCGGCTCTACCCTGACCATGCAGGTGGCGCGCCTGCTGGAGGATGGCACCACCGGCCGCTGGGCCGGCAAGCTGCGCCAGATGCGGGTGGCGCTGGCGCTGGAACGCCGCCTTAGCAAGGACGGGATCCTCACCCTCTACCTGACCCACGCCCCCTATGGCGGCGCGGCAGAGGGCATCCGCGCGGCGGCCTACAGCTGGTTCGGCAAAGAACCGCGCCGCCTCACCCCGGCAGAAGCGTCGCTGCTGGTCGCCCTGCCGCAATCTCCTGAACGCCGCCGCCCGGACCGTTTCCCAGAGACCGCCAGCGAGGCCCGCGACCGCGTGCTCGCCCGGATGCAGCGCCAGGGCCTCCTGAGCGAAGAACAGGCCGAGGCGGCCCGCCGCACTCCGCTGCCGCACCAAATGGCGGCCTTCCCGCGGCTGGCACCGCATTTGGCGGACCGGGTGAAGGCACAGCACCCTGGCAAGCGGCAGATCAGGCTGACCATCGACAGCGCGGTGCAATCCCGGATGCAACAGTTGCTGGCAGAGGCCGCCCGCAGCGCCACCCCGTCTCTTTCCGCTGCCCTGATCGCCGCGGACCACCAGACCGGCGAAGTGCTGGCGCTGGTTGGTTCTCCTGGCTATTCCGATGCGCAAAGGCGCGGCTTTGTCGATATGACACAGGCGACCCGCTCCCCCGGTTCGACCCTGAAACCGCTGATCTACGGCCTCGCCTTCGATCAGGGGCTGGCGCATCCGGAAACCCTGATCCACGACGGTCCTGTCAACTTCGCAGGCTACGCGCCGCAGAATTTCGATGGTGAGTTCCGCGGCGAAATAAGGCTGCGCAAAGCGCTGCAGCTATCGCTCAACATCCCAGTGGTGAAGCTGACGCAGGAGCTGGGACCGGCGCGCGTGCTGGGGTCCTTGCGCGCTGGCGGCGCCAAGCCGGAGCTGCCCGGCGGCCCCCCCGGCCTGGCGCTGTCGCTGGGCGGGCTGGGCATCAGCCTGCAAGACATGGTGCAGCTTTACGCCGGGCTGGCGGCAAGCGGGCAGGGGCCGGCCTTGCGCATGTTGCAGGGCGAAGCGCCCGCGCCCGCAGGCCGCCTGACCTCGCCCGAGGCCGCCTGGCAAGTCGCAGACATCCTGCGCGGGCTGCCGGTGCCTGCGGGCGCGCGCCGCGGCACCATCGCCTATAAGACCGGCACCTCCTATGGCCACCGCGATGCCTGGGCGATCGGCTGGGACGGGCGCCACGTGATCGGCGTCTGGATGGGCCGCGCCGACGGCACGCCTGTCCCCGGTATCTTTGGCGGCGATCTTGCAGCACCGGTGCTGTTTGAAGCATTTGGCCGCCTGAAACCGGCCCTCGACCCGCTGCCGCCGCCGCCCCCCGCCACGCTGATCGTCAGCTCGGCCGAATTGCCGCAGCCCCTGCAGCGCTTCCGCCCCCGCGATGCCGCCTTCTCGGAACCCGCGGATGCGCCGGAGCTGATCTTCCCGCCCGAAGGCGCCTGGCTGATGCTGGAAGGCGCGGACCTGACACTGAAACTCCGCGGCGGCACCGCGCCGTTTCTGGTGATGGCAAACGGCCTGCCGGTGCTGACGGGACAGCGCCGGCGCGAGTTCTCCCTGCCCAGCCCCGGCCCTGGTTTTTCTTCGCTGGTGATTGTCGATGGTGAAGGCCGGTCTGACCGGGTTGACCTGCGGATTGACTGA
- a CDS encoding alpha-2-macroglobulin family protein gives MPRLFASVLMYAIVFISFVAFLPAAWAGPEVPGFRYKAFANTDFFGSDLQPLFDTDVESCARACAAQTDCAGFVFNQKANACFPKSALTQPSSYEGAFSALKQPAPGGLQAEAAVRAGRLDATPELELPRAAGFAQSLGLAYPLTTEDAAKAVSAARSLFRAAEPLAALRWMGQAVVLTDSAQDWTRFSAYLLRAAKDSGNRSQQRRFRQDAYSAALNGYLRAAAPADQAQALRQAAEAVEALGRGREMLPLLRLADNIIPLKANAEMIHYAIRKYGFRVTGSTVESDSAAPRICAEFSEDLEQAGTDYENYVRLAGSSLAVTASGRQLCFDGVEHGKRYQLTLRRGLPAASGEQLYKDVELTHYVRDRAPKVRFPGRAYVLPAGAAAALPVETVNLTELDLRLRRVSSRNVLRTLQEGYFAKPLSQWEDKHFASDIAEEIWQGSAEVGTALNQAMTSRLPLEDALTGQKTPGLYALTARIPGADPYDDAGATQWFVLTTLGLSTMSGSDGLHVQVQGLADAKPQAGAEVSLISSANEVLATETSDASGYVRFRPGLTRGSGGASPALITARAGEGDFTFLPLNDAAFDLSDRGVAGRPAPGPVDVFLATTRGAYRAGETVHVTALARDGKAQAIAGLPLTAILLRPDGVEYTRQTSAAGHQGGHVFALPTGPAAPRGTWRIEIKSDLKSPALASRQILVEDFLPERIDFEQEVANANTLQPGSAAQIALQADYLFGAPGAGLKVEGDIRLTAANTLDQWPGFRFGRYDTVSSAQTGFFGGQETGADGSAAFAVNLPAAAPAEGKPLLATLTTRVADGAARPVERSLEIPVRPAGPVLGIKPQFDEVAAEGSEAGFELIALSPDLSPVPMRVKWTLNRVETRYQWYQLYGNWNWEPITRRTRIATGEAQLGSDPLPLSQPVGWGRYELVVERLDGAYASAAYDFYAGWYAPEGSTGTPARLELSLDRESYAPGDTARLRIVPQAAGTALVSVVSNHLIHRMAVEVPAGETVIPLEVTQDWGSGAYVTATIIQPVAGDRGRTPLRALGLAHASITQPGQQLEVTIDVPGVARPRGTQVAELRVEGAAEGDEVWLTVAAVDLGILNLTGFTSPDPSAHYYGQRRLGMELRDIYGRLIDPGNGALGRIRSGGDADSGLKMQSPPPTQDLVALFSGPLKVDANGRAEFPMTLPAFNGTVRLMAVAWSGRAVGQAEADMLVRDPVVVTAALPRFLAPGDESRARIEIVHADGPAGDMALTASTAGGLTLGSLPASVTLAEQGKTVLELPVTAETVGDHELTLTLTTPDGQVLRQNLRLPVRANDPVVSETRRFTLAGGNTFLFSKDVFTGLRPGTARAAISSGPLAKFDVPGLLAELDQYPYGCTEQVTSKALPLLYLSSVAQGAGLGDGPAVDARINAAIRKVLTRQASSGAFGLWRADSGEFWLDAYASDFLSRARAQGYTVPQQAFAQAMDNLRNRINYAPDFDTGGEEIAYALHVLAREGAARMGDLRYYADVKGEAFATPLAAAQLGAALAAYGDQRRADRMFSRAAQMIGSDGQKDSRLWRADFGTALRDTAGVLALAAEAGSEAVDRVSLSSRLADASGHRSTQESAWTLMAAHALTRTPEDSGLLVNGQPVQGPFVQAADGHNTPELALTAASGRTAEITLTTLGVPLVPPAAGGFGYTIERSYYTLDGQPLDVQSVTAGARFVTVLRVKPHEKTGARLMINDPLPAGFEIDNPNLLRSGDLRDLDWLNPAGAEHTEFRSDRFLAAVNMRDAAPVTLAYIARAVTPGTFHHPAASVEDMYRPAYRARTGTGRVVVK, from the coding sequence ATGCCGCGTCTGTTTGCTTCAGTTCTAATGTATGCCATTGTTTTTATTTCTTTTGTTGCGTTTCTGCCCGCTGCCTGGGCCGGGCCGGAGGTTCCCGGTTTCCGGTACAAGGCTTTTGCCAACACCGATTTTTTCGGCTCGGACCTGCAGCCGCTGTTCGATACGGATGTCGAGTCCTGCGCGCGGGCGTGTGCTGCCCAGACGGATTGCGCCGGTTTTGTGTTCAACCAAAAGGCAAATGCCTGCTTTCCAAAATCCGCCCTGACTCAGCCCAGTTCCTATGAGGGCGCCTTTTCGGCACTGAAACAGCCGGCACCCGGCGGGCTTCAGGCAGAGGCCGCTGTGCGGGCAGGCCGGCTGGACGCTACCCCGGAGCTGGAATTGCCGCGCGCGGCCGGGTTTGCCCAGTCGCTGGGCCTGGCCTATCCGCTGACAACAGAGGACGCCGCCAAGGCGGTTTCGGCGGCCCGCTCGCTGTTCCGTGCCGCAGAGCCGCTCGCGGCATTGCGATGGATGGGGCAGGCCGTGGTGCTGACTGACTCTGCCCAGGACTGGACCCGATTCTCGGCCTATTTGCTGCGGGCTGCCAAAGACTCCGGCAACCGTTCCCAGCAGCGCCGTTTCCGGCAGGACGCTTATTCTGCGGCCCTCAATGGCTACTTGCGGGCTGCGGCACCGGCAGATCAGGCGCAGGCCCTGCGTCAGGCCGCCGAAGCGGTGGAGGCGCTTGGCCGCGGCCGCGAGATGCTGCCGCTGCTGCGCCTGGCTGACAACATCATTCCGCTTAAGGCGAATGCCGAGATGATCCATTATGCGATCCGGAAATACGGTTTTCGCGTGACTGGCTCCACGGTTGAAAGCGACAGCGCAGCCCCCCGTATCTGCGCCGAGTTCTCCGAAGATCTGGAACAGGCCGGAACCGATTACGAAAACTATGTGCGCTTGGCCGGCAGCAGTCTGGCAGTCACCGCATCCGGCCGGCAGCTGTGTTTTGACGGGGTGGAGCACGGCAAGCGCTACCAGCTGACCCTGCGCCGCGGGTTGCCGGCGGCCAGCGGCGAGCAGCTTTATAAAGATGTGGAGCTGACTCATTACGTGCGCGACCGCGCGCCCAAGGTCCGCTTCCCGGGCCGCGCCTATGTGCTGCCCGCGGGCGCTGCTGCGGCGCTGCCGGTGGAAACCGTGAACCTGACGGAACTGGACCTGCGCTTGCGCCGGGTCAGCAGCCGCAACGTGCTGCGCACCCTGCAGGAGGGGTACTTTGCCAAACCGCTTTCCCAGTGGGAGGATAAGCATTTCGCCTCCGATATCGCCGAGGAGATCTGGCAGGGCAGTGCCGAAGTGGGCACTGCGCTCAATCAGGCGATGACCAGCCGCCTGCCGCTGGAAGATGCCCTGACTGGGCAAAAGACACCGGGTCTGTACGCCCTAACAGCGCGGATACCCGGGGCCGATCCCTATGACGATGCCGGTGCCACGCAATGGTTTGTGCTGACCACCCTGGGTCTCAGCACCATGTCCGGCAGCGATGGCCTGCATGTGCAGGTGCAGGGCCTGGCGGACGCCAAACCGCAGGCCGGTGCCGAGGTCAGTTTGATCTCCAGTGCCAATGAGGTTCTGGCAACTGAAACAAGCGACGCCAGCGGCTATGTCCGTTTTAGGCCCGGCCTGACGCGCGGTTCCGGCGGCGCGTCACCGGCGCTGATCACTGCCCGGGCGGGGGAGGGCGATTTCACCTTCCTGCCCCTCAACGATGCCGCTTTTGATCTGTCAGACCGCGGCGTGGCCGGCCGGCCCGCACCGGGGCCGGTGGATGTCTTCCTCGCCACCACCCGCGGCGCCTACCGTGCGGGTGAAACCGTGCATGTGACTGCATTGGCGCGTGACGGCAAGGCGCAGGCGATCGCGGGCCTGCCGCTCACCGCAATCCTGCTGCGCCCTGACGGGGTGGAATACACCCGCCAGACCTCAGCCGCAGGCCATCAGGGCGGCCATGTCTTTGCGCTGCCTACCGGCCCCGCCGCCCCGCGAGGCACCTGGCGGATTGAAATCAAAAGCGACCTCAAGTCCCCCGCGCTCGCCAGCCGCCAGATCCTGGTCGAGGATTTCCTGCCCGAGCGTATCGACTTTGAGCAAGAGGTCGCCAATGCAAACACACTCCAGCCCGGCAGTGCAGCGCAGATTGCACTGCAAGCAGACTACCTGTTCGGCGCGCCGGGTGCCGGGCTGAAGGTGGAAGGAGACATCCGCCTCACTGCCGCTAATACCCTGGATCAATGGCCGGGTTTCCGTTTTGGCCGCTATGATACGGTCTCCTCTGCCCAGACCGGATTTTTCGGCGGCCAGGAAACCGGCGCTGATGGCAGCGCGGCCTTCGCTGTAAACCTGCCCGCCGCCGCCCCGGCAGAGGGCAAGCCGCTTCTGGCCACTCTCACCACCCGTGTTGCTGATGGCGCTGCGCGTCCGGTCGAACGCTCACTGGAAATCCCTGTCCGCCCTGCAGGCCCCGTCCTCGGCATTAAACCGCAGTTTGACGAGGTTGCGGCAGAAGGCTCCGAGGCAGGCTTTGAACTCATCGCCCTGTCGCCGGACCTGTCGCCGGTGCCGATGCGTGTCAAATGGACCCTGAACCGGGTCGAGACCCGCTATCAATGGTATCAGCTTTACGGCAACTGGAACTGGGAGCCTATAACGCGCCGCACCCGCATCGCGACGGGCGAGGCGCAGCTGGGCAGCGATCCACTGCCGCTGTCTCAGCCAGTCGGCTGGGGCCGTTATGAGCTGGTGGTGGAGCGTCTGGATGGCGCCTATGCCTCTGCCGCTTATGACTTCTATGCCGGCTGGTACGCCCCCGAAGGCAGCACCGGGACGCCCGCCCGGCTGGAGCTGTCGCTGGATCGCGAAAGCTATGCACCCGGCGACACCGCCCGGTTGCGCATCGTGCCGCAGGCCGCGGGCACCGCGCTGGTCTCGGTGGTATCGAACCACCTGATCCACCGCATGGCTGTCGAAGTTCCCGCCGGCGAAACCGTGATCCCGCTAGAGGTGACACAGGACTGGGGCAGCGGCGCCTATGTGACCGCCACCATAATCCAGCCTGTTGCAGGCGACCGGGGCCGCACCCCGCTGCGCGCCCTAGGGTTGGCGCATGCTAGCATCACCCAGCCCGGCCAGCAGCTGGAGGTGACGATTGACGTCCCCGGCGTGGCCCGGCCGCGCGGCACGCAAGTGGCGGAACTCCGCGTGGAGGGCGCGGCAGAGGGCGATGAAGTCTGGCTCACCGTCGCCGCCGTGGACCTTGGCATCCTCAATCTCACCGGCTTCACCAGCCCCGATCCCAGCGCGCATTATTATGGCCAGCGCCGGCTGGGGATGGAGCTGCGCGACATCTATGGCCGCCTCATCGACCCCGGCAACGGCGCTTTGGGCCGCATCCGCTCCGGCGGTGATGCTGACAGTGGCCTCAAGATGCAATCGCCGCCGCCCACGCAGGACCTGGTGGCGCTGTTCTCCGGCCCGCTGAAAGTGGACGCCAATGGCAGAGCGGAGTTCCCGATGACCCTGCCCGCCTTCAACGGCACCGTGCGGCTGATGGCTGTCGCCTGGTCCGGCCGGGCTGTCGGTCAGGCCGAGGCCGACATGCTGGTGCGCGATCCCGTGGTGGTCACCGCCGCGCTGCCGCGCTTCCTGGCGCCCGGCGACGAAAGCCGCGCAAGGATCGAGATCGTCCATGCCGACGGCCCCGCCGGAGACATGGCGCTGACCGCCAGCACCGCAGGCGGTCTGACGCTGGGCAGCCTGCCCGCCTCCGTCACCCTGGCGGAACAGGGCAAGACAGTGCTGGAACTGCCGGTGACGGCAGAAACCGTTGGTGACCACGAACTCACCCTTACCCTCACCACGCCGGACGGGCAGGTGCTGCGTCAAAATTTGCGTCTGCCGGTCCGCGCCAATGATCCGGTGGTTTCTGAAACCCGCCGCTTCACGCTCGCAGGCGGTAACACTTTCCTGTTCAGTAAAGATGTTTTCACCGGCCTGCGCCCCGGCACCGCCCGCGCCGCCATCTCCTCTGGCCCGCTGGCCAAATTCGACGTTCCGGGTCTGCTGGCAGAGCTGGACCAGTACCCCTATGGCTGCACCGAACAGGTGACTTCCAAGGCGCTGCCGCTGCTCTACCTCAGCAGCGTCGCGCAGGGAGCGGGTCTGGGCGACGGCCCGGCGGTGGATGCGCGCATTAACGCCGCCATCCGCAAGGTGCTGACCCGCCAGGCCTCCAGCGGCGCCTTTGGCCTCTGGCGCGCCGACAGCGGTGAGTTCTGGCTGGACGCCTATGCCAGCGACTTCCTCAGCCGCGCCCGCGCGCAAGGCTACACCGTGCCGCAACAGGCCTTTGCCCAGGCGATGGACAACCTGCGCAACCGCATCAACTATGCCCCCGACTTCGATACCGGCGGCGAGGAGATTGCCTATGCCCTCCATGTTCTGGCGCGCGAGGGTGCGGCCCGGATGGGCGACCTGCGCTATTACGCCGATGTGAAGGGTGAGGCCTTCGCCACCCCGCTTGCTGCCGCCCAATTGGGCGCGGCCCTTGCAGCCTATGGCGATCAGCGCCGTGCGGACCGGATGTTCAGCCGCGCCGCGCAGATGATCGGGTCCGATGGGCAAAAGGACAGCCGCCTCTGGCGCGCCGACTTTGGCACCGCCTTGCGCGATACTGCTGGCGTTCTGGCCCTTGCCGCCGAGGCCGGGTCCGAGGCTGTGGACCGCGTCAGCCTGTCGTCGCGGCTTGCCGACGCCAGCGGCCATCGCTCCACGCAAGAGTCCGCCTGGACCCTGATGGCCGCCCACGCGCTGACCCGGACCCCCGAGGATTCCGGCCTTCTGGTCAACGGTCAGCCTGTTCAGGGGCCATTTGTGCAGGCTGCAGACGGGCACAACACGCCGGAGCTGGCGCTGACTGCCGCCAGCGGGCGGACTGCGGAGATCACCCTCACCACGCTTGGCGTGCCACTGGTCCCGCCGGCCGCGGGCGGCTTCGGCTACACCATCGAACGCAGCTACTACACGCTGGATGGCCAACCGCTGGACGTGCAGTCTGTCACTGCAGGCGCGCGTTTTGTCACCGTCCTGCGGGTGAAACCGCATGAGAAGACCGGTGCGAGGCTGATGATCAACGATCCGCTGCCTGCCGGGTTCGAGATCGACAACCCGAACCTCTTGCGCTCTGGCGACCTGCGCGATCTGGATTGGCTGAACCCGGCCGGGGCCGAACACACCGAATTCCGCAGCGACCGTTTTCTGGCGGCTGTGAATATGCGCGATGCCGCGCCGGTGACACTGGCCTATATCGCCCGCGCGGTGACGCCCGGCACATTCCACCACCCGGCAGCCTCGGTCGAAGACATGTACCGCCCCGCCTACCGCGCGAGGACCGGCACGGGGCGCGTGGTCGTGAAGTGA
- a CDS encoding ATP-binding protein → MTLASKLAEERRARLAAERLLELKQAELSAANRKLGRHALALTKRIGQTQAEVATVRDENAKVKSDLDTAHEKVETAERRLWHSIQAFQDGFAFFDADGSLIGANTAYLNIFDGLEEVSPGISYVRILQLLTDEGLINTGELGTDAWREMMSERWLSPSPDPVVIQLWDERYLRLIDQRGHGGDVVTLALDITSTVQYEKDLRGARARAEAANRAKSAFLANMSHEIRTPMNGVVGMAELLSDTALDEEQRLYANTIKNSGEALLVIINDVLDYSKIEADKLELHPEPFDLERSLHEVVMLLQPTARDKGLTLLVDYDLFLPTRFTGDPGRIRQVLTNLAGNAVKFTKEGHVTLRVTGVSSPDDKQCAVHISIEDTGIGIPEEKIEHIFGEFNQVEDERNRKFEGTGLGLAISKRLIELMGGEIWVDSEEGKGSCFGFRLPLPLEGSAEQPVPKLPSSLRHVLLVDDAPLNSEILQKHLLMLGIQVTTTETAHGALAAMQGGIDLVISGHNLPGLDGVQLARDLKSGSWRGVPVLMLNSGPQGANDPEIRYLADGVLQTPAPRDDFFNQLAKLAASAVGPGCAAPLQGPVTADRPMAPQAGLEAQQTEPSAGPPPDPEIRRMRVLAAEDNKTNQLVFSKMVKELNIELKFASNGLEAVEAFQAFRPDLIFMDISMPMMDGKEATARIRSIEADTGGHTPIVALTAHAMAGDSDGILAAGLDHYLTKPLRKALIHEKIHACAPDGTQALDQDGPPAPAAAQAL, encoded by the coding sequence ATGACCCTTGCCAGCAAATTAGCGGAAGAAAGACGCGCCCGGCTGGCCGCGGAACGGCTGCTTGAGCTGAAGCAGGCGGAGCTGTCTGCTGCCAACCGCAAGCTGGGCCGCCATGCGCTGGCGCTGACCAAGCGGATCGGCCAGACCCAGGCTGAAGTGGCCACTGTGCGCGACGAAAACGCCAAGGTGAAATCCGACCTCGATACCGCGCATGAAAAGGTTGAGACTGCCGAGCGGCGGCTGTGGCATTCGATCCAGGCATTTCAGGACGGTTTCGCCTTTTTTGATGCTGATGGCAGTCTGATCGGGGCGAACACCGCCTACCTCAATATCTTCGACGGGCTGGAAGAGGTCTCGCCCGGTATCTCCTATGTGCGGATCCTGCAGCTTCTGACCGACGAAGGGCTGATCAATACCGGCGAGCTGGGCACCGATGCCTGGCGCGAAATGATGAGTGAGCGCTGGCTGTCGCCTTCGCCCGATCCGGTGGTGATCCAGCTGTGGGATGAACGGTATTTGCGGCTGATCGATCAGCGCGGCCACGGCGGCGATGTGGTGACGCTGGCGCTCGATATCACTTCGACCGTGCAGTATGAAAAGGACCTGCGCGGCGCCCGCGCCCGCGCCGAAGCGGCAAACCGGGCAAAATCCGCCTTCCTTGCCAATATGAGCCATGAGATCCGCACCCCGATGAACGGGGTGGTGGGCATGGCAGAGCTGCTGAGCGATACCGCGCTGGACGAGGAACAGCGGCTTTATGCCAATACCATCAAAAACTCGGGCGAAGCGCTGCTGGTCATCATCAATGACGTGCTCGACTATTCCAAGATCGAAGCCGACAAGCTGGAGCTGCATCCCGAACCCTTTGACCTGGAACGCAGCCTGCACGAAGTGGTGATGCTGCTGCAACCCACCGCGCGGGACAAGGGGCTGACGCTGCTGGTCGATTACGACCTGTTCCTGCCGACCCGCTTTACCGGCGATCCAGGCCGGATCCGGCAGGTGCTGACCAATCTGGCCGGCAATGCGGTGAAGTTCACCAAAGAAGGCCATGTGACCCTGCGGGTGACCGGTGTCTCCTCGCCTGATGACAAACAATGCGCGGTGCATATTTCGATCGAGGACACCGGCATCGGCATCCCGGAAGAGAAGATTGAGCATATTTTCGGCGAATTCAACCAGGTCGAAGATGAGCGCAACCGCAAGTTTGAAGGCACCGGGCTGGGGCTGGCGATCTCCAAGCGGCTGATCGAATTGATGGGCGGCGAGATCTGGGTCGACAGTGAGGAAGGCAAAGGCTCCTGTTTCGGCTTCCGCTTGCCGCTGCCCCTTGAAGGATCAGCAGAGCAGCCTGTGCCGAAGCTGCCCAGCTCGCTGCGCCATGTGCTGCTGGTGGATGACGCGCCGCTCAACAGCGAGATCCTGCAAAAGCACCTGCTGATGCTGGGCATTCAGGTCACCACTACAGAAACCGCGCATGGCGCGCTTGCCGCGATGCAAGGCGGTATTGACCTGGTCATCAGCGGCCATAACCTGCCTGGGCTGGACGGCGTGCAGCTGGCGAGGGATCTGAAATCCGGTTCCTGGCGCGGAGTGCCGGTGCTGATGCTGAATTCCGGTCCCCAGGGCGCCAATGATCCGGAAATCCGCTATCTGGCGGACGGGGTGCTGCAAACCCCTGCACCGCGGGACGATTTTTTCAACCAGCTGGCCAAGCTGGCGGCCAGTGCCGTCGGCCCCGGCTGCGCGGCTCCGCTGCAAGGCCCGGTGACGGCAGACAGGCCGATGGCACCGCAAGCAGGTCTCGAGGCACAGCAGACCGAACCATCCGCCGGCCCGCCGCCGGACCCGGAAATCCGCCGGATGCGGGTGCTGGCAGCAGAGGACAACAAGACCAATCAGCTGGTGTTCAGCAAAATGGTGAAAGAGCTGAACATAGAGCTGAAGTTTGCCAGCAACGGGCTGGAGGCGGTCGAAGCCTTCCAGGCGTTCCGCCCGGATCTGATTTTCATGGATATATCGATGCCAATGATGGACGGCAAGGAAGCCACCGCCAGGATCCGCAGTATCGAGGCGGACACCGGCGGCCATACCCCGATTGTGGCCTTGACCGCACATGCGATGGCAGGCGATTCCGATGGTATCCTTGCGGCCGGCCTGGACCATTACCTGACCAAGCCGTTGCGCAAGGCGCTGATCCACGAAAAGATCCACGCCTGTGCGCCGGACGGGACACAGGCCTTGGATCAGGACGGCCCGCCTGCCCCGGCTGCCGCCCAAGCACTCTGA
- the yaaA gene encoding peroxide stress protein YaaA — MLVVTSPAKKLDWAERDQEMTWPALHDDAVELAEVARGQSVANLMKLMHISEDLAKLNHARFQEFSADPATAATRPAALAFAGDTYQGLEASSLDADEMAWAQEHFRILSGLYGLLRPLDAMQPYRLEMGSRLKNARGKNLYEFWGSQVSAALNAQADAVNASVLVNCASQEYFGAVDLAALKLRVVTPVFMEEKNGTPKVVSFYAKRARGAMARFIIQNRLTDTESLKAFDAGGYVHQPAMSAPDKPVFLRGA, encoded by the coding sequence ATGCTGGTAGTGACCTCTCCGGCCAAGAAGCTGGACTGGGCGGAACGGGATCAGGAGATGACCTGGCCCGCGCTGCATGACGACGCGGTAGAGCTGGCAGAGGTGGCCCGCGGACAATCCGTGGCGAATCTGATGAAGCTGATGCATATCAGCGAAGATCTGGCCAAACTGAATCACGCACGGTTTCAAGAGTTTAGTGCGGATCCGGCAACTGCGGCCACTCGCCCGGCGGCGCTGGCGTTTGCCGGCGATACCTACCAGGGGCTGGAGGCGTCCTCGCTTGATGCTGATGAAATGGCCTGGGCGCAGGAGCATTTCCGCATCCTGTCAGGTCTTTATGGCCTGCTGCGTCCCTTGGACGCGATGCAGCCCTACCGGCTGGAAATGGGATCGCGTCTGAAAAATGCGCGCGGCAAAAACCTCTATGAATTCTGGGGCAGCCAGGTTTCCGCGGCACTGAATGCGCAGGCGGATGCGGTAAATGCCAGCGTGCTGGTCAACTGTGCCAGCCAGGAGTATTTCGGCGCAGTGGATTTAGCAGCGCTGAAACTGCGGGTCGTCACTCCGGTGTTCATGGAAGAAAAGAACGGCACTCCCAAGGTGGTGAGTTTCTACGCCAAGCGCGCCCGCGGTGCGATGGCACGGTTCATTATCCAGAACCGGCTGACAGATACGGAGAGCCTCAAAGCATTTGATGCTGGCGGCTACGTGCATCAGCCGGCAATGTCGGCCCCCGATAAACCTGTCTTTTTGCGCGGCGCCTGA